One region of Salvia miltiorrhiza cultivar Shanhuang (shh) chromosome 3, IMPLAD_Smil_shh, whole genome shotgun sequence genomic DNA includes:
- the LOC131017184 gene encoding uncharacterized protein LOC131017184: protein MGSVKERKKGFFSSSQSSPSHLVVFPSLLPLFLALLSLESCAAISSLNYTKHTQVSSLRLERIQRHLDSINKPPLLTIQSPDGDIIDCVHKRKQPALDHPLLKNHKIQKMPPEMPKAMKMAETDGVREKNGSSSGSAWQMWHQKGRRCPKGTVPIRRSTVHDVLRAKSLYHFGKKSSRYDAATAAAGRRADAPDVVSGNGHEHAIAYTTGSGEVYGAKATINVWDPSIEEVNEFSLSQVWVLSGSFDGSDLNSIEAGWQVSPELYGDSRPRLFTYWTSDSYQATGCYNLLCSGFIQTNSRIAIGAAISPVSSTGGNQFDITILIWKDPKLGNWWMGFGDSTLVGYWPTELFTHLTDRATMVEWGGEVVNSRANDQHTSTQMGSGHYAEAGFGKASYFRNLEIVDSDNSLSSAQDISTLAENTNCYNIKSAYNKEWGTHFYYGGPGKSPQCP from the exons ATGGGAAGTGTTAAAGAAAGGAAGAAAGggtttttttcttcttcccaATCATCTCCTTCTCATCTTGTGGTGTTTCCCTCTCTTCTGCCATTGTTCCTTGCCCTTCTCTCTCTAGAATCTTGTGCAGCCATTTCCTCTCTAAACTACACCAAACACACACAAGTTAGCAGCTTGAGACTTGAGAGGATTCAGAGGCATTTGGACAGCATCAACAAGCCCCCTCTCCTCACCATTCAG AGCCCAGATGGAGATATCATAGATTGTGTTCATAAAAGAAAGCAGCCAGCTTTGGATCATCCTCTTCTCAAGAATCACAAAATCcag AAAATGCCACCGGAAATGCCGAAGGCGATGAAAATGGCGGAAACAGATGGTGTGAGGGAAAAAAACGGCAGCAGCAGCGGAAGCGCGTGGCAAATGTGGCATCAAAAGGGGCGGCGCTGCCCGAAGGGCACCGTGCCGATACGGCGGAGCACGGTGCATGACGTGCTGAGGGCTAAATCCCTCTATCATTTCGGCAAGAAATCATCGAGATACGACGCGGCGACGGCGGCCGCCGGCCGCCGCGCCGACGCCCCCGATGTTGTTAGTGGCAACGGCCATGag CACGCGATAGCATACACGACGGGATCGGGAGAGGTGTACGGCGCAAAAGCGACAATTAACGTGTGGGACCCATCGATAGAAGAGGTGAATGAGTTCAGCCTCTCCCAAGTTTGGGTTCTCTCCGGCTCCTTTGATGGCTCCGATCTCAACAGCATTGAAGCTGGCTGGCAG GTTAGTCCGGAGCTGTATGGTGATAGCAGGCCAAGACTCTTCACTTATTGGACG AGCGATTCATATCAAGCAACGGGATGCTACAACCTCCTATGTTCTGGATTCATACAAACGAATAGCCGGATAGCCATCGGAGCAGCCATCTCACCGGTGTCCTCGACCGGCGGAAATCAATTCGACATCACCATTCTCATTTGGAAG GATCCCAAATTGGGAAATTGGTGGATGGGCTTTGGTGATAGCACCTTAGTGGGCTATTGGCCCACCGAGCTATTCACCCATCTAACGGACCGGGCCACGATGGTCGAGTGGGGCGGCGAGGTCGTGAATTCCCGGGCCAACGACCAACACACGTCGACCCAAATGGGCTCGGGCCATTACGCAGAAGCCGGGTTCGGAAAAGCAAGCTATTTTCGAAATCTAGAGATCGTCGACTCCGACAACAGCCTAAGCTCGGCCCAAGACATATCAACCTTGGCCGAGAACACGAATTGTTACAACATCAAGAGTGCCTACAACAAGGAGTGGGGCACACATTTTTACTATGGCGGGCCTGGAAAAAGCCCGCAGTGCCCGTAA
- the LOC131018190 gene encoding putative disease resistance protein At1g50180 — protein MAAEAAISSLVELLGDQLIQKVKFLRGVEGKVELLREELKRMQSFLKDANKKQFEKESVRNWISEIRELAQDAQDTIEIFLLNVESAKNWRLFKRCTTFPKRMYHLDKIGDEIESIRDRLDAIDKSRERYGIKDLGEAAESSSRSEVELRRRLCPWQKDEHLVGVEDDVKKLLKESILCEEKKGLSIAVLEGMGGIGKSTLAREIYNHPDVVAGPFDHRCWVVVSSEFTPQETIKQLILELPGSDKQKVRELEESTKDKLYLLQKLKEMLHKQLEGKSYFIVLDDVWEKEHLDDVL, from the coding sequence ATGGCAGCGGAGGCGGCGATCTCATCTTTGGTCGAACTACTGGGCGATCAGCTCATCCAGAAGGTTAAATTCCTGCGAGGCGTCGAGGGGAAGGTGGAGTTGCTGAGAGAGGAGCTGAAGAGAATGCAATCCTTTCTCAAAGACGCCAACAAAAAGCAATTTGAAAAAGAGAGCGTGCGTAATTGGATCTCGGAGATCAGAGAGTTGGCTCAAGATGCCCAAGATACCATCGAGATCTTCCTTCTCAACGTTGAGAGTGCCAAGAATTGGAGGCTCTTCAAAAGATGTACAACCTTCCCGAAGCGTATGTACCACCTCGACAAAATTGGAGATGAGATTGAGTCGATCCGAGATAGGCTTGATGCCATTGACAAAAGCCGCGAGAGGTACGGGATCAAGGATCTCGGAGAGGCAGCCGAGTCATCATCGAGATCGGAAGTTGAATTGCGGCGGCGGTTGTGTCCTTGGCAAAAGGACGAACATCTGGTGGGCGTTGAAGATGATGTGAAAAAGCTGCTGAAAGAATCGATTCTGTGTGAGGAGAAGAAAGGGCTTTCCATTGCAGTGCTAGAGGGCATGGGTGGGATCGGGAAATCGACACTTGCCCGGGAAATATACAACCACCCCGACGTGGTTGCTGGTCCATTTGATCATCGTTGTTGGGTTGTGGTGTCGAGTGAATTTACACCACAAGAGACCATCAAGCAGCTTATCTTGGAGCTGCCGGGCTCTGACAAACAAAAGGTGCGTGAATTGGAGGAGTCAACCAAGGACAAGCTGTATCTACTACAAAAGCTTAAAGAAATGCTTCATAAGCAATTGGAGGGCAAATCATATTTCATAGTTCTGGATGATGTTTGGGAGAAGGAACATTTGGATGATGTTCTGTAA
- the LOC131018191 gene encoding uncharacterized protein LOC131018191, with the protein MSNPNTIELIRQILSNPQFQAALATISVPENQAAPPVPSLPAPMTTPATASGHAPPPVSQTPEVSKAVLNPAPISTIEHSADSPVEKPAKQGEPEKPSNKRKKKGAETSRPKLKAVRRSNRIPTQPRVSKPGPPKMVLLDESEDDVPPAKQARTSEPTVETSTADEESAAPTEETAEPTAPSPVQSLDTLLNEAEAEVAAENPSDDDTLLTEVLTKLKRKAIREGKMKATTSAAPTAPDATESEEEDMDVEDEELEGSDMEASKAFKDFFYTAAAAKAWTTVKDMECYGERNIEQDSFKVLNLVEFFKSRHLFKSVTEVVPFVKTVVQLVYSNLTADFGNPKSRKYGKAFYRNTVFNLTPSVINGILGTPDVKPTAVKNMDKVASVITGGKVRKWLKPMKSSTLSYLYSALFKIMTMNWIVSTNSTVVTQQHGILLYCIGEGLPFNLGQVIFDQIAASSQLSGLPFPSLIFRALRGQGVQVKASAKREVIHEYALTSMLFSEGKVADLPWVNPVAAPSVEDTTMITIPKATLQALLQHIDELENNLLQARRIQGESSSILNKAKGQLTALLSSQKGGEDAAAAADAAEGTGERRSHQGGEVVGPSQEMMEDVKDEGGKEGTNSVEKRKEQVEIKRERKERVAAPKIKEEVD; encoded by the exons ATGTCTAACCCAAATACTATTGAGCTTATTAGACAGATCTTATCAAATCCCCAATTTCAAGCAGCCCTAGCCACCATCTCAGTGCCGGAAAATCAAGCTGCTCCACCGGTGCCGTCCCTACCTGCTCCTATGACAACTCCAGCAACAGCAAGCGGACACGCTCCACCACCGGTGTCTCAAACACCGGAAGTCTCCAAAGCGGTGCTGAATCCGGCGCCCATTTCTACAATCGAGCACTCTGCCGATTCACCGGTCGAAAAACCGGCGAAGCAAGGAGAACCTGAAAAACCCTCAAATAAACGCAAGAAGAAGGGGGCCGAAACCTCTAGGCCCAAGCTCAAGGCGGTACGGAGGTCAAATCGAATCCCCACTCAACCTAGGGTTTCAAAACCCGGACCCCCGAAGATGGTGTTGCTTGACGAATCAGAAGACGACGTACCTCCAGCCAAGCAAGCACGGACGTCTGAGCCGACGGTAGAAACCTCCACTGCTGATGAAGAATCTGCTGCTCCAACAGAGGAGACCGCAGAACCCACAGCCCCTTCTCCGGTGCAATCCCTTGATACTCTGCTCAACGAGGCTGAAGCAGAGGTAGCAGCGGAGAATCCTTCTGACGACGACACACTTCTCACTGAGGTGTTGACAAAGCTCAAACGGAAAGCCATTCGTGAGGGAAAGATGAAGGCTACCACCTCGGCTGCGCCCACAGCACCAGATGCCACAGAGTCGGAGGAAGAAGACATGGACGTAGAAGACGAGGAACTTGAAGGCTCCGACATGGAGGCTAGCAAAGCTTTCAAGGATTTCTTCTACACTGCTGCAGCTGCGAAGGCGTGGACAACTGTCAAGGACATGGAGTGCTATGGTGAGCGGAACATCGAGCAAGACTCATTCAAAGTGCTCAATCTGGTGGAATTCTTCAAATCTCGCCATCTGTTCAAGTCCGTGACGGAGGTAGTGCCGTTTGTTAAAACAGTGGTGCAGCTGGTGTATAGCAACTTGACAGCCGATTTCGGAAACCCAAAGTCCAGGAAGTACGGGAAAGCTTTTTACAGAAACACGGTCTTTAATTTGACGCCTTCGGTCATCAATGGAATTCTTGGCACGCCGGATGTGAAGCCCACAGCAGTAAAGAACATGGACAAAGTGGCCTCAGTCATCACTGGTGGGAAAGTGCGGAAATGGTTAAAGCCGATGAAATCATCCACCTTGTCCTATCTGTATTCTGCCTTGTTCAAGATCATGACCATGAACTGGATCGTGTCAACCAACTCCACGGTGGTTACACAACAGCATGGCATACTTCTCTATTGCATTGGAGAAGGATTGCCATTTAATCTAGGTCAGGTGATCTTTGATCAAATTGCCGCTTCTTCTCAATTGTCGGGGTTGCCGTTCCCTTCTTTGATTTTCAGGGCACTTCGGGGTCAAGGTGTACAGGTGAAAGCGTCTGCCAAGAGGGAGGTCATTCATGAGTATGCGCTTACAAGCATGCTCTTTAGCGAGGGCAAAGTTGCTGATCTGCCCTGGGTTAATCCAGTTGCTGCTCCCTCTGTTGAGGACACTACCATGATCACAATCCCTAAGGCAACATTGCAGGCCCTGTTGCAGCATATCGACGAATTGGAGAACAACCTTCTGCAAGCCCGAAGAATTCAGGGGGAGTCATCGTCAATCCTGAATAAAGCCAAAGGACAGTTAACTGCCCTCCTTTCTTCCCAAAAAGGGGGAGAagatgctgctgctgctgctgatgctGCTGAGGGAACAGGAGA GAGGAGATCACATCAAGGGGGAGAA GTGGTTGGACCGAGTCAAGAAATGATGGAAGACGTGAAGGATGAAGGAGGAAAAGAAGGAACAAATTCTGTTGAGAAAAGGAAGGAACAAGTggagataaagagagagagaaaggagcgTGTGGCAGCTCCTAAAATCAAGGAAGAAGTGGACTAA